A stretch of Henckelia pumila isolate YLH828 chromosome 4, ASM3356847v2, whole genome shotgun sequence DNA encodes these proteins:
- the LOC140860765 gene encoding uncharacterized protein gives MSEESYSRTCYNSTRKRVSIANQNGDHPNLEELIAQAVQRALAERGEANPLHPEHNAHLDEIKKLKEEMEQLRKKQAGYLATTTRNIPFTQEILDADLPKQFKLPHVGEYDGKGDPEDHLARFENAALLHKYSDQIKCRAFLTTLIGPAQQWFNMLRPGEIKEFKDFSKSFVHHFASSKKHPTTTFSLFAIKQREHENLRAYICWKTVFSALALEVPTATPDLLISAFMQGLDTKDFLKSLIKRPAETYEELLARAEKYVNMEEIQVSRAAVKRE, from the exons ATGAGTGAAGAGTCCTACTccaggacatgttataattcgactag aaaaagagtttcgaTAGCTAATCAGAATGGAGATCACCCAAATTTAGAGGAATTAATAGCTCAGGCTGTTCAGAGGGCTTTGGCAGAAAGAGGAGAGGCCAATCCTCTACACCCTGAGCACAACGCCCACCTCGATGAGATCAAAAAGTTGAAAGAGGAGATGGAGCAGCTAAGGAAAAAACAGGCCGGATACCTAGCTACTACAACAAGAAACATTCCTTTTACTCAAGAGATATTGGACGCCGACCTCCCCAAGCAGTTCAAATTGCCTCATGTTGGAGAATATGATGGCAAGGGAGATCCTGAAGACCATTTAGCGCGCTTCGAGAATGCAGCTCTGTTGCATAAATATTCTGATCAGATTAAGTGTCGGGCTTTTCTTACTACTCTCATAGGACCAGCCCAGCAATGGTTCAATATGTTACGCCCCGGAGAGATCAAGGAATTCAAGGATTTTAGCAAATCCTTCGTGCACCACTTCGCCAGTAGCAAAAAGCATCCTACCACTACTTTCAGTCTCTTCGCAATCAAGCAAAGGGAGCATGAAAATTTGAGAGCATatatctgttggaaaactgt GTTTAGTGCCTTGGCTCTTGAGGTACCCACTGCGACACCAGATCTGCTTATCAGTGCCTTCATGCAAGGGCTGGatacaaaagattttctcaAATCCCTAATAAAAAGACCAGCGGAAACATACGAGGAACTACTCGCCCGAGCGGAGAAATATGTCAACATGGAAGAAATACAGGTTTCTAGAGCTGCTGTGAAGAGGGAATGA